From a region of the Daphnia magna isolate NIES linkage group LG1, ASM2063170v1.1, whole genome shotgun sequence genome:
- the LOC123469955 gene encoding palmitoyltransferase ZDHHC3-like, whose amino-acid sequence MPVFRKDPCGIICIFMTYLAVFYADYVVVRWIVIQTLHNSLWGAFHAVVFNSIILLLTFSHLRTVFSDPGIVPLPQSKLDFAELHTGTQKEPTSKDDYTVCARCETYRPPRAHHCRICQRCVRRMDHHCPWVNNCIGQYNQKYFLQFLFYVGILSAYAVILVIFSWIQDCADCHKDKVTTQTRILHSIILVVESGLFGLFVTAIMCDQLQAIFGDETAVEQAKQQGPFRPRKPRLALLTEVCGRGSPIFWVLPCQSPPKDLDLISGYDV is encoded by the exons ATGCCAGTATTTCGCAAAGATCCTTGTGGaattatttgcatttttatgACATACTTAGCTGTCTTTTACGCCGATTATGTCGTTGTGAGATGGATTGTTATCCAAACGCTGCACAATAG CCTTTGGGGTGCTTTTCATGCAGTAGTTTTCAACTCCATAATTTTACTTCTCACCTTTTCACATCTACGTACTGTGTTTTCTGACCCTGGAATAGTTCCTCTACCCCAGAGCAAACTGGATTTTGCTGAGCTTCACACAG GAACACAAAAAGAACCGACAAGCAAAGATGACTACACTGTCTGTGCACGCTGTGAAACGTACCG TCCCCCTAGAGCTCATCACTGTAG gatTTGTCAGAGATGCGTACGCAGAATGGATCATCATTGCCCATGGGTAAATAATTGCAtag GACAATATAATCAGAAGTACTTCCTCCAGTTCCTGTTCTATGTGGGAATTTTATCTGCCTACGCTGTgattcttgttattttttcctGGATTCAAGATTGTGCTGATTGTCATAAGGATAAAGTGACAACTCAGACAAGGAT TTTACACTCAATCATACTCGTCGTGGAAAGCGGACTGTTCGGTTTATTCGTGACGGCCATTATGTGCGATCAGTTGCAGGCAATTTTTGGCGACGAGACGGCTGTTGAACAAGCAAAACAGCAAGGACCTTTCAG GCCGAGAAAACCTCGACTAGCATTGCTTACCGAGGTATGTGGTCGCGGGAGTCCAATTTTCTGGGTTCTACCTTGTCAGTCACCGCCCAAAGATTTAGATTTAATATCTGGATACGATGTCTAA
- the LOC123469956 gene encoding cuticle protein 7-like isoform X1, whose product MKFCVAAVLLVTCMTITASDIVSPWNAGWSAVIVAGHDGPYDDFNDQLNDYENFPSIDDPEMFSTQYIAQDELGQTSFGYAHTGQAATNYRDAWGNQVGNWAFITPEGQQIIVAYIADDQGFRAFSENLPVAPSFINEAPTDTIEVAAARAEHLAAYHLVKNRPVAVIPAEVPNVGFIQSVTDTPEVMLAKTEFMKVFNAIKNSRAVQK is encoded by the exons ATGAAGTTCTGT GTTGCCGCTGTTCTCTTAGTGACATGTATGACAATCACGGCATCGGACATCGTTTCGCCCTGGAATGCCGGATGGAGCGCTGTGATAGTAGCGGGTCACGATGGCCCGTACGATGATTTCAACGACCAGCTCAACGATTACGAAAACTTCCCTAGCATTGATGATCCGGAAATGTTTTCGACTCAGTACATCGCTCAAGACGAACTCGGCCAGACTAGTTTCGGTTACGCTCACACTGGTCAGGCAGCCACTAATTATCGCGATGCTTGGGGTAATCAGGTGGGCAATTGGGCCTTCATCACTCCCGAAGGCCAGCAAATTATCGTCGCTTACATCGCCGACGACCAGGGCTTCCGCGCATTCTCTGAAAATCTACCAGTGGCGCCATCTTTCATTAACGAAGCTCCGACGGATACAATCGAAGTGGCCGCTGCTCGGGCCGAACATTTGGCTGCTTACCACCTTGTCAAAAATCGACCTGTTGCTGTAATTCCAGCGGAAGTTCCCAACGTGGGCTTTATCCAGTCTGTGACGGATACCCCGGAAGTAATGCTAGCCAAAACCGAATTCATGAAAGTTTTCAACGCGATCAAGAACAGTCGAGCcgtacaaaaataa
- the LOC123469956 gene encoding cuticle protein 7-like isoform X2 has translation MTITASDIVSPWNAGWSAVIVAGHDGPYDDFNDQLNDYENFPSIDDPEMFSTQYIAQDELGQTSFGYAHTGQAATNYRDAWGNQVGNWAFITPEGQQIIVAYIADDQGFRAFSENLPVAPSFINEAPTDTIEVAAARAEHLAAYHLVKNRPVAVIPAEVPNVGFIQSVTDTPEVMLAKTEFMKVFNAIKNSRAVQK, from the coding sequence ATGACAATCACGGCATCGGACATCGTTTCGCCCTGGAATGCCGGATGGAGCGCTGTGATAGTAGCGGGTCACGATGGCCCGTACGATGATTTCAACGACCAGCTCAACGATTACGAAAACTTCCCTAGCATTGATGATCCGGAAATGTTTTCGACTCAGTACATCGCTCAAGACGAACTCGGCCAGACTAGTTTCGGTTACGCTCACACTGGTCAGGCAGCCACTAATTATCGCGATGCTTGGGGTAATCAGGTGGGCAATTGGGCCTTCATCACTCCCGAAGGCCAGCAAATTATCGTCGCTTACATCGCCGACGACCAGGGCTTCCGCGCATTCTCTGAAAATCTACCAGTGGCGCCATCTTTCATTAACGAAGCTCCGACGGATACAATCGAAGTGGCCGCTGCTCGGGCCGAACATTTGGCTGCTTACCACCTTGTCAAAAATCGACCTGTTGCTGTAATTCCAGCGGAAGTTCCCAACGTGGGCTTTATCCAGTCTGTGACGGATACCCCGGAAGTAATGCTAGCCAAAACCGAATTCATGAAAGTTTTCAACGCGATCAAGAACAGTCGAGCcgtacaaaaataa
- the LOC123469931 gene encoding trypsin-4-like → MQIMRLSSFFTLLSVLLLQFPVIHGFTNLADVDCGLSSIKGRKAKIVNGDETFEGEFPWMVSLVGLRGELICGGVLIHKKWVLTAAHCIRKEATQFQVSVAWNRGENNIANEARMFRINQIVNHPSYDPAKSKVADDIALINLAQEAAWSDLVKPICLPDPVKEPLTGVMATVAGWGHDKSGGRHATKLRKVGVPILANEKCKQWLEEGRKALAITENSMCAGYEEGGKDSCNGDSGGPLMIQDKDHHVAIGLVSGGIGCALPKLPGIYTRVDNYLEWISQTLDAK, encoded by the exons ATGCAAATCATGCGGTTGTCGTCGTTCTTCACGTTGCTGTCAGTTCTCCTTCTCCAATTCCCTGTTATCCACGGCTTCACTAACC tGGCTGATGTGGATTGTGGTCTGTCCAGTATCAAAGGACGCAAGGCGAAAATAGTCAATGGCGACGAAACGTTTGAAGGCGAATTTCCTTG GATGGTGTCGCTAGTTGGTTTACGTGGAGAGCTCATTTGCGGTGGGGTCCTAATTCACAAGAAATGGGTCCTGACAGCTGCTCATTGTATCAG GAAAGAAGCGACTCAGTTTCAGGTGAGCGTCGCTTGGAACCGCGGCGAAAACAATATAGCGAACGAAGCGCGAATGTTTCGCATCAATCAAATTGTGAATCATCCGTCTTACGATCCCGCCAAGAGCAAAGTGGCCGATGATATCGCTCTCATCAATCTAGCGCAAGAAGCCGCTTGGAGTGATTTAGTAAAGCCCATTTGTTTGCCTGATCCGGTCAAAGAACCATTGACAGGTGTGATGGCAACCGTGGCCGGATGGGGGCACGACAAGAGCG GAGGCCGTCATGCGACTAAATTAAGGAAAGTCGGAGTTCCCATTTTGGCCAACGAAAAGTGCAAGCAGTGGTTGGAGGAAGGCAGAAAAGCGTTGGCTATAACCGAAAATTCCATGTGTGCCGGTTACGAGGAAGGCGGGAAAGATTCTTGCAAC GGAGATAGTGGTGGACCTCTGATGATTCAGGACAAAGATCATCACGTTGCGATCGGACTGGTCAGCGGTGGAATCGGTTGCGCACTTCCGAAGCTTCCAGGCATATACACGCGAGTCGACAACTACCTGGAATGGATCTCACAAACTCTTGATGCAAAATGA
- the LOC116930412 gene encoding trypsin-1, which translates to MHQQYFSLIVLSLCCFPLIHAFLNMADVDCGMAKLRKAKIVNGVDAAEGEFPWMVSLVGLRGERFCGGALIHKKWVLTAAHCITKEATQFHVGVAGLDMKARDGTARKGIRLLRVNRIVNHPTYDPVKSKVADDIALIQLDQEAEWNDMVQPTCLPNPDKDSYTGMVATVAGWGLTNEIKNGGQRPNALQKVDLPIIENKVCQEWYKDEKKPLTIVDTSMCAGFEQGGKDACQGDSGGPLMIKKDGRHLLVGVVSAGVGCARPRLPGLYTRVNKYLDWISELVRAV; encoded by the exons ATGCATCAGCAGTATTTCTCGTTGATTGTGCTATCTCTTTGCTGTTTTCCACTCATCCATGCCTTCCTTAACA TGGCCGATGTTGACTGCGGAATGGCCAAACTTCGCAAAGCCAAGATTGTCAACGGAGTAGACGCTGCGGAAGGAGAATTTCCttg GATGGTCTCGTTAGTGGGTCTGCGCGGTGAGCGATTCTGCGGTGGCGCCCTCATCCATAAGAAATGGGTCCTGACTGCAGCCCATTGCATCAC gaAAGAAGCTACGCAATTTCATGTGGGCGTGGCAGGTCTTGATATGAAGGCTCGTGATGGAACGGCCCGGAAGGGCATTCGATTGTTGCGCGTTAATCGAATCGTCAATCATCCCACTTACGATCCTGTGAAGAGCAAAGTGGCCGATGACATCGCCTTAATTCAATTAGATCAAGAAGCCGAATGGAACGACATGGTTCAACCTACTTGTCTACCCAATCCGGACAAGGATTCTTACACTGGAATGGTGGCCACGGTGGCCGGCTGGGGTTTAACCAACGAAATCAAAAACG GTGGTCAAAGACCAAACGCCCTCCAGAAGGTTGACCTACCTATAATTGAGAATAAAGTATGCCAAGAGTGGTACAAAGATGAGAAGAAGCCGCTGACCATTGTCGACACGTCCATGTGCGCCGGATTCGAACAAGGTGGCAAAGATGCTTGCCAG GGTGACAGTGGAGGCCCGTTGATGATTAAAAAGGATGGACGCCATCTACTCGTCGGTGTCGTTAGCGCCGGCGTCGGTTGTGCACGACCTCGACTGCCCGGCCTCTACACCCGCGTCAACAAATATCTCGATTGGATCTCAGAGTTGGTACGCGCAGTATGA
- the LOC116930414 gene encoding trypsin-1, with the protein MKTILAITGLIFFQPLDAFINMADVDCGMSVVRNGKIVNGIDAEAAEFPWIVSLKQRGEHFCGGALINSRWALTAAHCLLSRRASQIQVSVAEHNLLDANSQHTKLFQVTDIVLHPSYVTRQLAGDIALISFDQEVQWGDRVQPVCLPNPDKDPFAGFLATVAGWGWTDEVKNGGKRANILQKVDVPILANADCQQWYKDEKKSLIIVDTALCAGLEVGGKDACQGDSGGPLVVKKDGRHLLVGVVSAGIGCARPRLPGLYTRVNHYLDWISRTVRQEQEL; encoded by the exons ATGAAAACTATTCTAGCTATAACCGGACTTATTTTCTTTCAGCCGCTGGATGCCTTCATTAAca TGGCAGATGTGGATTGCGGAATGTCAGTGGTTCGTAACGGCAAAATAGTCAACGGAATCGACGCCGAAGCAGCGGAATTCCCTTG GATTGTTTCGCTTAAGCAGAGAGGCGAACATTTTTGCGGAGGTGCACTCATCAACAGTCGATGGGCCTTAACGGCCGCCCACTGCCTGCTCAG TCGAAGGGCTTCGCAGATTCAGGTGAGCGTGGCCGAGCACAACCTCCTCGACGCCAATAGCCAACACACTAAACTGTTCCAGGTGACCGACATAGTCTTGCATCCATCGTACGTGACTCGCCAATTGGCTGGTGATATCGCCCTCATCAGCTTCGACCAAGAGGTCCAATGGGGCGATCGTGTTCAACCCGTCTGTCTTCCCAATCCGGACAAAGATCCGTTTGCTGGCTTCCTGGCAACTGTGGCCGGATGGGGCTGGACTGACGAGGTTAAAAACg GTGGGAAAAGAGCCAACATTCTGCAAAAGGTCGATGTGCCCATCTTGGCTAATGCCGACTGTCAGCAGTGGTATAAAGACGAGAAAAAGTCGCTGATTATTGTTGACACGGCCTTGTGTGCCGGACTGGAAGTCGGTGGCAAAGACGCTTGCCAA gGTGACAGCGGTGGCCCCTTAGTGGTGAAAAAAGATGGCCGTCACTTGCTGGTTGGCGTTGTGAGCGCCGGAATCGGTTGCGCCAGACCTCGGTTGCCCGGCCTTTACACTCGAGTTAACCATTATCTCGACTGGATTTCCCGCACTGTCCGCCAAGAACAAGAACTATAA
- the LOC123476412 gene encoding serine proteinase stubble-like produces the protein MQSLLVILGFVCFQPLNAFINMADVDCGISKFTNGRIVNGVDAVEGEFPWMVSLKLLRGQSGEHFCGGALINKRWILTAAHCVLNRRASQIQVSVAEHNLLGADSQQTKLFRVNQIVMHPSYVTRQLADDIALVNLDEEIQWSDRIQPACLPNPDKDSFAGLLATAAGWGWTDEVKNGGKRANTLQKVDVPILANAECQQWYKDEKKSLTIVSTALCAGLENGGKDSCQGDSGGPLMIKKDGRHQVVGVVSAGIGCARPRLPGLYTRVNNYLDWIARTVRM, from the exons atgcaGTCCCTTCTTGTGATCCTGGGCTTCGTTTGCTTCCAGCCGCTGAATGCTTTCATCAACA TGGCCGACGTCGATTGCGGCATATCGAAATTCACCAACGGACGGATCGTCAACGGCGTCGACGCCGTCGAAGGAGAATTCCCTTG GATGGTGTCGCTGAAACTGCTGCGCGGCCAGAGTGGCGAGCACTTTTGCGGTGGCGCTCTGATCAACAAACGCTGGATTCTAACAGCGGCCCATTGCGTCCTTAA TCGTCGGGCATCGCAGATCCAAGTGAGCGTGGCGGAGCATAATCTGCTGGGCGCCGATAGCCAACAGACCAAGTTATTCCGCGTCAATCAGATCGTCATGCATCCGTCGTACGTGACGCGACAGTTGGCCGATGATATTGCCCTTGTGAACCTCGATGAAGAGATCCAATGGAGCGATCGCATTCAACCCGCCTGTCTTCCTAATCCGGACAAAGATTCATTCGCCGGATTGTTGGCCACCGCTGCCGGCTGGGGTTGGACCGACGAGGTCAAAAACG GTGGTAAAAGGGCCAATACGCTGCAGAAGGTCGATGTGCCCATTTTGGCTAATGCCGAATGTCAGCAGTGGTACAAGGACGAAAAAAAATCGCTGACTATCGTGAGCACGGCCTTATGCGCCGGTCTCGAAAATGGCGGCAAAGATTCTTGTCAA GGTGACAGTGGCGGACCGTTGATGATTAAAAAAGATGGACGTCATCAGGTGGTGGGCGTCGTCAGCGCCGGAATCGGTTGCGCTCGCCCTCGTTTACCTGGTCTTTACACGCGTGTTAATAATTACCTGGATTGGATTGCCCGCACTGTCCGCATGTAA